TCCAGTAAATATGGCAGGGATTCTGGAGAAAAGACTGGGTTTTCGGTCTTTGAAAAGGAGGGGATCAAACTCCTTTTATAATTACCCTGGATATATTTGCTTGAGTCACTAATAAAAAAGTCGTCTTTTTCCAAAATGGTAAAATATTCGCATGATCAGGGATTTTTTGAGTTAATTTAGGCTTCAGAGTATAAATTTTGTATTATAATAACTTTTTTATATTATCTTGCCGTTTATTTGTCCAGGAGTATGTCTGGAACGGGGAGACGGAGCATTTTACTTGACCAGTTACAGGATGGGAGATTATTATTCATCTCATCCATGGGTTAACAGGCAGACTTCTTTTACATTAAAATTTTTACATTAAAATTGTCACTTTTAAGGGGGAATAAGCTGATGAAAACTGGATTGATATTACTGATGGCTATCTCGACAGTACTGATGTTTTCAACTGTGGGCTCCGCCCAGGAAAACTCTACAGACAGTGCTGCAGCTGTTCTGAAGGACGCGAATGGCAGTACTGTAGGGTTCGCCACCTTTACCGAGGACGCCTTTGGCATGGTTCGAATTCAGGTCTTTGCTAGCAACCTGACACCGGGCCTGCACGGCATCCACATCCACGATAAAGCGAATTGCACAGGACCGTCTTTTGCCTCTGCAGGCGGACACTATAATCCTCTGGGCAAAGAACATGGGCTTGACAATCCGAAAGGTCCCCATGCCGGTGATCTACCCAATTTCTTCGTGGGGCAGGATGGTACGGGATATATGGACGTCACTACTAACCTTGTGACGCTGTCACCCGGAAAGACCACGCTATTTCCGGCCAACGGTACCTCACTGGTCATCCATGCCGATCCTGACGACCAGTTCACTGATCCTTCCGGCAACAGTGGTGCCCGGATTGTCTGTGGAGTCATCGAAAAAAGATAATTTTTTTCCTTAACCTTATTTTTTTTAACACGGGCTGAACGTGAATAATGACTGAACGTGAATAATAATACTTATAATCTCATTGAATGTATCCAGAAGATTGATGGTAGACAATCTGGCTGCAGATAAAAACAATGTGCTTATTGAACGTATTTTCCAGGTTCACGAATCGCCCTTTAAAGTCGTTCTGGCAATAACCGGTGGAGGAGCCGAGATTCTCGGGGAATTGCTCCGCCACGGCAGTGGCTCTGCAACAGTACTCGACGCGGTTGTTCCATACAGTACAGATGCAATGGACCGGTTCCTCGGCAGGAAACCTGAAAAGTACTGCTCAGAGAAAACTGCAAGGTTGATGGCGATGGTTGCTTACCAGCGGGCCCTGGAACTGTCGAAAGGCTCCGGCGGGCCTGCAGACCCGGAAGTAATCGGAATCGGAGCAACCTGCAAGCTTAAGGCTGCAAACGAGCGGGAGGGCAGGAAACACGAGGTCCACGTTGCCATCCAGTCAACCCGTGAAACAGGGGTCTGCACACTTGAACTGGCAGCAGATCGGACAAGGGAAGAGGAAGAAAAGATTGCTGCTCTCCTTATTTTCAATGTACTCGCCCGTCACTGCGGCGTTCCTGAAATCGATTTGCAGGACGGGATCGGGGCCGCGGAAGAGAGAAGGAAAAGGACAGGAAAAGAGGGAGAAGAGGTAATTGAAGAAGTTATTGAAAAATATGATTCCGTTTCCTGGGTGGTAGGAAATCTCCTGAAACAGCAGAGCTGCATCCCGGAGAGTTCCTGCAAAACAGCTGGAATGGCAAGGATCAATCTTAATGAAGTAAAAGCTTCCGAAGAGATAAAGCCCAATGAGACTAAACCCGAAAAACCTGAAGAAATAAAACTCGTATTCTCAGGCTCTTTTGACCCCTGTCACAAGAATCATGTATTTATGGCGATGTGTGCTTCGAAGGAATATAATGCGCCCGTCCACTTCGAAATCTCTTTGACGAACGTTGACAAGCCCCCTATAGATTTTATCTCACTGAGCCAGAGGCTTGATTCATTGAGGAAATACAAAGGTGAAGCCTTTATGGGCGGGGTTTGCCTGACCAACGCACCGCTCTTCCTGCAAAAAGCCGACCTTTTTCCGAACAGCACCTTCATCATCGGGGCAGATACCTTCAACAGACTATTTGACGCAAAATATTATGGCGGCACAGTAGATACACCCGCCATTTTAAAGCACTTTAAAGAAAAGAATGTCCGGTTCATGGTGTTTCACAGGAAATCAATTGAACTGTCCATAAACCCTGAGGTCCTTGATTTTTGCGAAATAATCCCGGTTGACGAATACGAAGACGATGGGACTTCGTCGAGGGAAATCAGAAAGAGACACAGGGGAACACAGAAGTAAAAATGAAATGTGATGTATATAAGGGGCAGCAACCTGCTGCATAAATTCCTTTTTACCATAACCGGATTCCTGTTTTTTTAAAAATTCTCATTCTCTGGAAGAACGAAGGACTACATTACTTTTTTCAAACATTCGTAACATTATAACATTATTACTTTAATCTAGGAAAAAGTTAAATAGATTGAATAGGAAAAAACTTACCGTCTTCCGATAAACTCCGAGAGACCATTCACTGTTATTTTGAGATGAAAAAGGGACCGAATAAAATGGCAGATATTGAAGGATTGCTCCACGAAATTGCCGATGCGGTAATCTCCTGTAAACAAGAAAAAGTTCTCGAAGAGGTTGAAAAAGCAAAGGCTGAGCTCCCACCGGAAGAAATCATTGAAAAAGGGCTTTCAGCAGGCATGAATCAGGTAGGAATTCTCTTTGAGAGAGGGAAACTCTTCCTGCCACATGTGATGATGGCAGCCGATGCAATGACAGCAGGCGTTAAACTGCTCGAAGAGAGCATGCCGACAGGTACCCGGGAAAAGAAGCCCGGAGTAATTGTAAACGGGACTGTTGAAGGCGATGTACACGAAATAGGCAAGTCGATCGTCTCAACCATGGCTGCAATCTGCTGGTTTTGAAGTCCACGACATAGGCAGGGATGTTCCTATCCGGAAGTTTGTCCAGAAGGCAAAGGAACTCCTGCTTTGAACCCCTAAATTTCAGTTTAAATTTAACAGGTTTTGTTCAAAAAAGGAGGAAAAAATGGTAATTGAGTATGCTCTGAGGATGGGAGATGGAAAGAGAGTTTTCCTTACCAGAGAAAAAATTTTAAGCGAAATCGAAGCCGGCTCTGGAAACGCTGCAGACCTTGGAGAAATCCCCGATCTTGGTGCTGATGAAATCGACAGGCTTGCAGAAATCCTTATGATGCCCGGAAAAGCCGTCAGCGTTGAACATGGCATGGAAGTGCCTGTAACTCACGATATAGGCACAATAAGGCTTGATGGAGACCAGGGCAACAGTGGAGTTGGAATTCCTTCCAGTCGGCTTGTGGGTTGCATGACGCATGAGAGAGCCTTTGGAGCCGACACAATGGAACTCGGACACATTGATTACAGTTTCAAGCCGGTAAAGCCCGTAGTCGCAAACGAGTGCCAGGCAATGGAAGTCTGCCAGCAGAACATGATCATCCCGCTCTTTTATGGGGCAATGCCAAACATGGGGCTTTATTATACTCCTGACGGGCCCTTCGAAAACCCCGGGGACCTTATGAAAGCCTTCAAGATCGATAAGGCAAAAAATTCCATGGAACATGCAGCCGAACATCTTACAAGGGATACGGTCTGGGTTATGCAGAAGCTCTTTGCCTCAGGGGTAGACGGGGTCAACTTTGATACAACTGCAGCAGCCGGAGATGCGGATATGTACGGCACACTCAATGCAGTTGAAGTCCTGAGGGCTCATTTTCCGGAAATGTATATTGAAATGGGCATGGCAGGTGAAATGGTGCTCGGGATGCACGGGGAACTGGAGTACGATGGAGTTCGCCTTGCCGGACTCTGGCCGCATGAACAGGCACCTCTGGCAGCAACAGCCGGTGCAAACGTCTTTGGTCCCGTGGTCAACACCAACACAAGCAAGACCTCAGCCTGGAACCTGGCACGGGCTGTCACATTCATAAAAGCGGCAGTAGAAGCGTCTTCAATTCCCTGTCACGTGAACATGGGTATGGGTGTAGGCGGAATCCCCATGCTTGAAACTCCCCCGGTAGATGCGGTTACAAGAGCAAGCAAGGCAATGGTTGAGATTGCCGGCGTAGACGGCATATAGATCGGGGTCGGCGACCCGCTGGGGATGCCGATTTCCCACATAATGGCGTCGGGGATGACTGGGATCAGGGCTGCAGGCGACCTCGTTGCAAGGATGGAGTTTTCAAAGAACATGCGCATCGAGGAGGCAAAAGAGTACGTGGCAAAGAAGCTTAACGTTGAAACATTGGACCTCTCAGACGAACATGTCATGAGAGAACTCCGTGAAGAGCTTGACATTGGTGTCATCACCTCCGTGCCAGGAGCTGCAAAGGGCATTGCTGCAAAGATGAACATCGAAAAACTGCTCGATATAAAGATCAACTCCTGCGAAACTTTCAGGGCACAGATTGCCTGAAACGGGTTCTTAAAGAGAAATTTTGAAAACAGGTGATTTTTTTGAAAGATAATACCCCCCAATCTAAATCTCAAATCGACTGGCAGTATGCAGAGGAATGCGACAGAGCAAGCTGTGACTTGAAAGGACTTGAAAGGTCCATTGACTGGAAACAGGGGCTTGCAATTGCCCTCGGCGTCCCTTTACTGATCCTGCCCTCAATAGGCTATTTTACAGGTTACGTCTGGGCTTTTTCAATAGCTGTATGGGGCCTGACCATTTTCCTGGGCTTTTTCCAGAACCTTGCATTCGGAGAGCTTGCAACTGTCTTTCCGAAGGCATCCGGCCTGCCAGGATACACACAGACCGTTTTTGGCTCGAATTCAAACAAACACAATAAAGGAAAGTTTAAGTTAGGGAAATTCATTGGCGGTTTCAGTGCCTGGAGTTACTGGTTCGGCTGGAGCCCGGTGCTTGCAATCTATGCAATCCTTATCGGAAGTTATCTCAAGGGTCTTATCCCTGCCTTTTCAGCCATTCCTGAGACCCTGCTCTCCTTACTGGTCGGAGCTGTGATTTTCGGGTCTCTTGCCGTTATAAACTCAAAAGGGCTCAAGAACGGAGCAAGGGCTGGATACATCCTGGCTGTTGTTTCCCTGATTCCTCTTATCGTTATTACCATCGCCCCGTTTCTTACGGGAGACTTCCACCTTGCTAACATCACAGGCTCCTGGTTCCCAACGGACTGGACCTGGGATCTGAAACACATCCTTATCCTCTTCGGGATTTTCGCAATGGCTGAATGGAGTGCCTGTGCCTGGGAAACCGCAGCAATTTACGGCCCCGAATATAAGAACCCGAATACTGACACTCCAAAAGCGCTGCTGGTCTGCGGAGGAATCTGCCTTGTGCTCTATGTGCTGGTCCAGACCTCGGTTATAGGCACGCTCGGAGTTGAAGGTGTGCTTTCCGAACCCGTATCTCCGATGCTTCCTATTGCCAACCTCACGCTTGGCACACTTGGGGCTTCAATTGCAATTATCATGCTTGTAGGGGCAATGCTCCTTATCATCCAGACTGCATTCCTCTCCTCGGCAAGGTCAATCTACTCGATGTCAGTTGAAGGCAACCTACCCTCATTCCTGAGCAAATTGAACTCCCACGGGCACCCTATGAACGCAATGATTGCCGACGCCCTGTTTAACATGGGCCTTATCCTGCTCGGGACCCCGACCGCAATTCTGGCAGCTTCTGCAATCGGATATATCTGTGCAAATGGGATAAGCCTCTATACCTACGTAAAGGTAAGAAATGACCCGGAACTCTCAAAACTGGACAGGCCCTTTAAAGCCCCGAAAGGCTGGAAAAACATAGCACTGGCAACTGCCATTTTGAATATCCCCTTCTTCCTTGTGGGTATTGTATACCTCAACAGCCTCGAACTTGGCTGGGCTACAACCGGAATCGGTTTTTCAGTACTCTGTCTCTATATTCCGCTCTGGTTCTATTCCCAGAGAGAGACAAAAAAATCAACTGAAGCAAAAGAAACAAAAGCTGCAGAAAAGGAAGCGGTTTTAGCCGAAAGTTCTGCATGAAAACTGAAACTTCAGCATGAGAAGGTCCGGGACCATTCCCTGGAGATTTCGCGATCCCAGGTAGCAGTTTCTGACCGCAAATTCAACCGGAACAGGAATGTTCCGGGTTCTCTTATTTTCAGGTTCTCTTATTTTCAGGTGCTCCCTGATTAATGATGTTCTTTGATTACCTGGTTGATATTATTCAGAATATCCGAAGCTGGAGTCGTTTGTTTTTTCTTATGAGTCTTATAGGACTGAAAACATCTCTTTTGCCCCGGGAGAAAAATAGTAACAGGTTAATTCATGCTGGTATTTAAAGAGAAACGGAATTCAGAAAGTCTTCCAGACCCGAAAAACGCTTCCCAATACCCTGAACGTTATTTAATTCACAGGTAAATATAGGGCGCCTCCGCCAGCTTGTCTGGCGGTCCGTTGAAAAAAAAGAAAGAAGTCGAAGGGAAAAAGAAGTGAACGGGAAGAAGACAGAAGAAACTTGAAAAAGGTTACTTATCATATAGAGTAATTCTGTTTTGTTCATCCTTACTATTTTTCGGGATAATTCATCGACAGGATTTTTCTGCCGCTTTTATTTTGATTTTTCTGGCTCTTCGCTATTTCGAGTGGGTAATTTATATTCATATTCCAGTTTGTGAGCAACACATATTAAATTTAAAAACATTTCTTGTATAAAATCACAGACAAGATCGATGTTTATATTTTTGGAACAGAAACTTTCCAACTATATAGTAATTTTTAACCCATACAAAACAGCGAAGAGCCATTTTTCTTCTTTTTTAACTTCATCGGAATGGCCGCTCTTCGAGCGTGACAGGAACGACCCGATATAGCTAATAACGTTGCACTGGTGAATTATTTGTAATTCAGTCCTCCTGAGCGAATCTCAGCTAAAACCCATCAAATAGTCCTCTTGTGTAAAGCTCACTACTAAAAACCAAAAAGTAGTCCTCTTGAGCGCATTTCATTATTAACATTCACAAACATCCATAATTTAGTCCCCTGAGCAAAGCTCACTGATAAAAACCTATAAAGTAGTCCCCTTGAGCGAAGCGAAAAGGACCTCGTGCTGTTGCACTTGCAGTGCAACTCCCAGAAAATCTTCGATTTTCTGTGATCCCGAAGCGAAACTCGGGCGAATCGCAATTCGGGTGGTAGAGCGAATAATGTTGTACGGGTAAGAGTTCTAAATTTCGAGCCAATGTTTTTTTATTCAAAAACATCGACCTTTTAATGGAGTATAACCTGATTAATTGGTTGGTATTACTTCATAATGGCCGAGAATAGCATCTCTTGTTCTTTCTTTTCACGCGCCGCGCTTCGCTTGAACCTGCCTTCGTACGTAGATATAAACGAACTCAATAGCCGGGATGGGGTTTCTAATACTAGAATATCAACCATGGAGCCGGAGGCAATCTTTCAGCTCCTGCTTTTATTTATTCTATCAGTAATCAGTCCTTAATAACAGAGAATAGAAACTAAAGAAAAATAATAGTAGCAGAAAATAAAGCAGCAGAAAAATAAGAATCGAAGAAAAGTAAGAATCGAAGAAAAGTAAGAATCGAAGAAAAATAAGGAGTGTAAAATCAGGATGAAGAGGGATTGACTGATTATTCCAGCATCCACTTCCATACAGAATTAATAATTATTCTTTTCTTTTCCCCGTCTTTGCCCGAGATCTCCATGACTCCTTCATCGTCCATGGTAAGGATAAGCCCCTCGTTAAGCCCGTATTCTTCCATGGCTGCCATAAGTCCGAGAACCTCCCGTTCTCTTACTGCCGGGCTTCCGAAGTAGACCGAGACCTGAATCGCAGCCTTAACAGCCTGGCTATCTGTTTCGATTATAAGGAAATCACATTCTCTCCTGTCCCGGAAATATGAGACCTGCTTGCCCTGCCTGAGCAGTTCAAGAAACACAAGGTTTTCAAACCTTAATCCCAGGCTGTCCGGATAATTGGGATATACGGTCTTGAAGAAACCCGTATCTCCGGCATAAACTTTGCATGGGACATCTTTTTCTTTCCCGTTTTCAGATAAGTGGTTAAACATGGGAGTCCTGTACAACAAAAAAGCCTCTTCCAGATAGTCAAGGTAGTTGCGGATAGTATCCTCGTTATCTATCCCACTCACTTTTTTCAGTGTGTCAAGTGAGTATTCCGATGCCATGTTTGAGATAAGGAATACTGCAAGTCTTTTCAGTCCTTCTGCGTCCTGAATATTATGCCTGGCAATAACCCCGGTCTGCAGGGTTTCCTCAAAATACTTCCGGGAAAGTGTGGGATTTCTATCTTTTATTACGCCAGGATAGCCGCCATTGTCGAAATAATGCAGGAACAGGCACAGCATTTCATCGCATCTGGAAGGTGTGAGAAAGTTAGGCTTTGGGACCCTGAGCCCTTTTAGAGTCAGGTATTCTTTAAAGGAAAAAGGTAAAAGTTTGAGGATCCTGTTTCTGTCTGCAAAGAGTGAAGTAACCTCCTGACTCAGGATATTTGCGGAAGAAGAGGTTACAAAGACCCTTGCTCCTTTTCTATTAAGCCTGTCAACCCAGCTTTCCCAACCGGGGACATTATGAATTTCATCAAGGAAATAGTAGACAGCTCCTTCTGCATCCGGGGCTTCATAAGGTTCTTTTTCATTTTCATTCGTTTTTGTGTAAACTTCAGTCGCAATTTCCTCAATTTCCTGAAAACATTCAGGTTCTAATTCTTCAAACCTGCTGTGTCCAAAATTAATGTAAACCTTCCCTCCATGCACAAGACTTGCTACATACTTTAAGAAGGAAGTCTTGCCCGAGTGTAGCGGACCATAAATCAAATTGATCTCACGCCCGTCCAGGCAGGGGGATACTGGAATGTTGCGCAGGATTAGATTAGAGGGGCTTTGGAAAAAGATTTTGTGGTCAAGAACCAGGGAAAGAATTTTGAGTCTTTGCATATGATCAAGATAGTTTGGGTGGTAAAACTATATAGTTTTTCTGGCAGAGACTACATGTCCTGAAAAAAGTTGAATGTGTGTGATTCTTAAAAAAGCAAAAATAAAGTAGTATTTCTAATTTAACGGGTGATGAGTGGTGAAGTAATGTGATTTCCTTGACATCTACTGGAGGAAAAATACTTTTTTGGCTGCAAACCAATTTAAATTTCGGCAAATAAAATAAAATTGCCTCATATTTGATAATAACAATGTAGAAGTTTTAAGATTAAAAATAATTTTTTTTAAATAGATTACATAACAGGACAAGGTTGATTGAATGCGATTATACTTGGATAATCTTTTACATATGTCGGTGTGACAAAAATATATAGTTTTATTGATTTTCCGGAACCTATCCGGAACTCTTAATCCTTTTCAGGCTCATATATCGTTTTCTGTCTTCCGTATCTTACACACACAAAATACTTTTTCTTTATATGAAAAAGCATAAAACCCCTAAACGAAAGACTCGGGGGTTTTACGCTGCATTCTATAAAAGGTGTCCGGAAAATTATTTATAATAATAAAAGTCAATCATACTTTGTATTTCTGTGGTAAAGAAATACATGAACAAGTTCTTCGCTATCTTTATGATCATCACTCCATCCTGGCGTTATATGAGCTGGTCGTTTCATAGATGAGCGAAGGACTGCAAGAATATTGGGCAATAGATGATTAGAAAGTGGTAGAGTAAGGCTAAAAGCCTTATATTAGATGCGGTGGAAAGGCAAGACAGGTTTGATGAGGTCGCATCTGTCCAGACTGATGCCTCATAATGTATCGTATGACACGCCTCAATCTTATGCGATACAGGGATACATACATCTGTTTGCCAGCTGTTTTTAGCCTTTCCACTATTTCTGCCGAATTCTGAACTGTTTTTCAGCTTATTTTTGATTTACTACATCCACATAAAATTCGGCATGTCCGCAATCTAAACAAACATGCACTTTAAATTCGCGCATGGGCCCGGTAAAATAACATTCGCTATCAGACTCATAACCTATACGTTCTCCAATTATATGGCCTATATCGAGATTTTCGCTCCCGCATTTTGGACATTTTCCCTTCTTCATTTTGCAACACCCCATGTCATCAAATAATTATATTTGTCATTGAGTAATTATATTTGTCTTCAATTAAATATATTAAATTTGTTGAGGTCCTATTTTATTAGCATTCCCATAAGAGTCTGGGAGCTGAAATGGCTTTTCTCAACCTTATTTATCATTGTTCATTTCTCAAGTCATCTTCTTGACCCTTTAAGAGCTGCTTATTCCTCCAATGGTCAATATGTGACAATAAACAGTTTAAATAAATCTTCAGATTAAATAAGCATAAATATACTATATTATAGAAATAAAAGACGAATGAATAATAAACAGGAAATTAAAAATGAAATATGTCCAAAAAAAAGATAACTAAATCCGGAATATAATACAGGAGGATTTTATGAGAAAACTGAAACTGGGAAATATGTCTGGACTGAGGACCAGGCAGAGTTCACCCTTAACGAAACTGTGCCCCTCATGTAAAGGATGAAGATCCCAAGAAACAGCTTTTCAGCGTATCTGTGGGCTTTCCCGGAGAACACCCTATCGGACACAGGGATGCTGTAATTGAAGAGCTGAAAGCTCAGGGAAAATGGCAGGAAGAAAACCAGACCGAAAATACAGGGATAGCAGAGAAGCAGCCGGTAGATTCAAACTCATCCTCAGATACGAAAAGCATTCCTTTCACAGGCATTTTATGGGCAATTGCAGCAGTAATAGGAATAGTTGTGTATGCTGAAAAGACAAAATAAAAATTATTCTCTTCATTCGGATTATCTGTAATACACCCGGAGTGCTCGAATTAAAAGAAATAAAACTGCATAGCCATCAATTCAAAAAGAGATGATTCCTTGGAAATTGTCTCTTATATTTGAATAGATGACTATAAACTATATTTTTTAAGTTTTAGTTGTTTTTGGACTCAGTAGTTAGCAGCCACTACCGCAGCCACAACCGCATCTTCGTAAGACCATGATCATTATCCGGCTGCGACAGCCGCCGCCATAGCCTCCCCAGCCGCCTCCGCCGCAACCGCAGCCACCACCGTAGCCTGCAAACCAGCCTCCACAGCGACTCCATAAGTTCCTGCCGTATCCAAAGTAGTTATATCCACAACACATTTTAATTACCTCCGTGTATTTTTTTCATCATTTTCATACTCATGCTTGCATATTAAAAATAACAATTTCTTTATAATTTAATTTCTATACTTTCAAAGGTGTATATCTGTCGATTTAAACCCCTTTATCAACCCCCAATAAGTATTGCACTCCTGGCAATTTTTAAAACCTCCCCGTGCTGATTTTCATTTCTGATTTTCATTTGGAGAGTATCAGATTTGATTTTAATTGCCAGAGAGTATATGCAAATAATAATAATACCAATAATAACTACTGATTATATAAAATGACTAGAATAAATTGTTCTAATCATTTGATAGTCTCCGAAAATCTGGACAAATATACGGCTGAAATCCAGTATTTGGAGTAAGGG
The Methanosarcina sp. WWM596 DNA segment above includes these coding regions:
- a CDS encoding superoxide dismutase family protein, which translates into the protein MVRIQVFASNLTPGLHGIHIHDKANCTGPSFASAGGHYNPLGKEHGLDNPKGPHAGDLPNFFVGQDGTGYMDVTTNLVTLSPGKTTLFPANGTSLVIHADPDDQFTDPSGNSGARIVCGVIEKR
- a CDS encoding APC family permease, with amino-acid sequence MKDNTPQSKSQIDWQYAEECDRASCDLKGLERSIDWKQGLAIALGVPLLILPSIGYFTGYVWAFSIAVWGLTIFLGFFQNLAFGELATVFPKASGLPGYTQTVFGSNSNKHNKGKFKLGKFIGGFSAWSYWFGWSPVLAIYAILIGSYLKGLIPAFSAIPETLLSLLVGAVIFGSLAVINSKGLKNGARAGYILAVVSLIPLIVITIAPFLTGDFHLANITGSWFPTDWTWDLKHILILFGIFAMAEWSACAWETAAIYGPEYKNPNTDTPKALLVCGGICLVLYVLVQTSVIGTLGVEGVLSEPVSPMLPIANLTLGTLGASIAIIMLVGAMLLIIQTAFLSSARSIYSMSVEGNLPSFLSKLNSHGHPMNAMIADALFNMGLILLGTPTAILAASAIGYICANGISLYTYVKVRNDPELSKLDRPFKAPKGWKNIALATAILNIPFFLVGIVYLNSLELGWATTGIGFSVLCLYIPLWFYSQRETKKSTEAKETKAAEKEAVLAESSA
- a CDS encoding ATP-binding protein gives rise to the protein MQRLKILSLVLDHKIFFQSPSNLILRNIPVSPCLDGREINLIYGPLHSGKTSFLKYVASLVHGGKVYINFGHSRFEELEPECFQEIEEIATEVYTKTNENEKEPYEAPDAEGAVYYFLDEIHNVPGWESWVDRLNRKGARVFVTSSSANILSQEVTSLFADRNRILKLLPFSFKEYLTLKGLRVPKPNFLTPSRCDEMLCLFLHYFDNGGYPGVIKDRNPTLSRKYFEETLQTGVIARHNIQDAEGLKRLAVFLISNMASEYSLDTLKKVSGIDNEDTIRNYLDYLEEAFLLYRTPMFNHLSENGKEKDVPCKVYAGDTGFFKTVYPNYPDSLGLRFENLVFLELLRQGKQVSYFRDRRECDFLIIETDSQAVKAAIQVSVYFGSPAVREREVLGLMAAMEEYGLNEGLILTMDDEGVMEISGKDGEKKRIIINSVWKWMLE